In Nocardioides jishulii, the DNA window CCCGAGGTCGAGGTCGTCGGTGGTGACGACGTCCACCTCGACCGTGAGGGAGGGATCCACGGCGCGGACCCGCTCCAGGAGCTGGGTGACGAGTGCCCCGGTGGTGCCGGTGCTGCCGTGGCCGGTCCCCATGATCACGCCGATGCGCACGACTGCGCCCCTTTCCTCGAAGGTCTATATCCTATCGAGGGCCGCGCAGCCGTGCGCCGGAAACTCGTGTCAGCGCCGCACGCGCACCGTGGTCGACGCGGTGCTCCTCAGGTGGCCGCCGCCGGCCGGGGTGAAGGTCACCGTGACCTTGTGGCGTCCGGGGCGCAGCTTCCGCGGCAGCGCGGTACGGAAGGAGACTCCCTTCCTCACCGTGCGGGTGGCCAGGACGCGCTTGCCCACGGTGACCTTGACGGTGCCGGTCGGCTGCGCGGTCGCGCCCTTGCCCTTGGCCAGGGTCACGACGACCTTGGCCGGGGCCTTGCCGACCCGCTGCACCTTCTTGGTGAGCTTGGCCTTGAGCACCGGCTTGACGGCGGGGGCAGGGGCCGGGGGAGTGGCGGTACGCCCGTCCACCGGGATCCGGATGACCGGCGTGCTCGCCGGCGTGCAGGTGATCGCGACGGTCCAGGCGGCGACGGTGAACTCGACCCTCAGGGCACCGGGAGTGAGGGCCACCGTCGCCCGCGACGACGCGACCCGTCCGGTGAGCACGGGCAGGTCGGTCGGGGCGCCGGGGGTGATCGTCACGTCGCGGCTCCCGGCCAGCGGGACGGCGACCCCGTCGACGGTCGTCGCCATCGAGCTGCGGATCGTGACCGTGAGCGGGTCGTTGACGTCGGGGATGACCGGTCGGCCGGTGGTCATGGTGAGGTTCACCGCGTCGCCGTCGGCCGTGGCCGTGAGCTCCGCGGTCACCGGCATCTCGAAGGCGGTGGGCGCCGGGACCAGGGCGCTCTTCTCCGGCAGGCAGGTGTAGTCGAGCGAGGCGCTGGTGGCGGCCGTGGCAGGAACGGCGACGAGCAGCGAGGCGGCCAGAGCTCCTGTGGCCAGAGCTCCCGTGGCCAGAGCTCCCCTGGCCAGGGTGGTGACGCGGTGGGCGTGCAGGGCGACGGTCACTGGCGGACTCCTCAAGGGCTGTGCCGGCGGAGCGAGCTGGCGGGCTGGCTGGGTCGGGGCTGACGCCTGAGTGTCGGCGCTGCCGGGTGTGGCGTCAGCCACTTCGACAGGTCATCCCAAGGATTGGGTATGAGGTGGTCCAGTGGCGAGGGTGCGGGTCTCTGCGGACCCAGCGCCTAGAATCAACGAGCGATGACCCATACTCCTGACGCCCCTGAGGGCCCCCGTTTTGCGCAGACCTACGACGAGGTCAGCGACGCGCTCCTGTCCCGGTGGCCCGAGACCCGTCTCGAGCCCTCGCTCGACCGCATCGAGGCCTTCACCGAGCTGCTCGGAGACCCGCAGCGTGCCTACCAGGTCGTGCACCTGACCGGCACCAACGGCAAGACCTCCACCGCGCGGATGATCGACACCCTCCTGCAGGCCCTCGACCTGCGCACGGGGCGCTTCACCTCGCCGCACGTCGAGAAGATGAGCGAGCGGATCTGCCTCGACGGTCAGCCCTTGAGCGACGAGGCCTTCGTCGAGGCGTTCAACGACGTCGCGCCCTACACGCACCTCGTGGACTCGGCCAGCGAGCACCCGCTCTCCTTCTTCGAGACCGTCGTCGGGATGGCATTCGCCGCCTTTGCCGACGCCCCGGTCGACGTCGCGGTGGTCGAGGTGGGCATGGGCGGCTCGTGGGACGCCACCAACGTCGCCGACGCCCAGGTCGCGGTCGTGCTGCCGATCGCGCTCGACCACGCCAAGTACCTGGGCGAGACCGCCGTCGAGATCGCCCGTGAGAAGGCCGGCATCATCAAGCCCGGCAGCCACGCCGTGCTCGCGGAGCAGACCCCGGAGGTCGCGGCCGTGCTGCTCGAGCGCGCGGCGGAGGTCGGCGCCACGATCGTGCGCGAGGGCATGGAGTTCGGCGTCATCTCGCGGGTGCCCGCGGTCGGAGGCCAGATGGTCTCCATCCAGGGCCTGCGAGCCCGCTTCGACGACCTCTTCCTCCCCCTGCACGGCGCCCACCAGGCCCAGAACGCGGCCGTCGCCCTCGCCTCGGTGGAGGCGCTGCTGGGGGAGAGCCCCCTCGACGAGGAGCTGGTGCGCGCCGCGTTCGCCGCCTTCACCTCGCCGGGCCGCCTCGAGGTCGTACGCCGCTCGCCCACGGTTCTCCTCGACGCCGCG includes these proteins:
- a CDS encoding bifunctional folylpolyglutamate synthase/dihydrofolate synthase; the encoded protein is MTHTPDAPEGPRFAQTYDEVSDALLSRWPETRLEPSLDRIEAFTELLGDPQRAYQVVHLTGTNGKTSTARMIDTLLQALDLRTGRFTSPHVEKMSERICLDGQPLSDEAFVEAFNDVAPYTHLVDSASEHPLSFFETVVGMAFAAFADAPVDVAVVEVGMGGSWDATNVADAQVAVVLPIALDHAKYLGETAVEIAREKAGIIKPGSHAVLAEQTPEVAAVLLERAAEVGATIVREGMEFGVISRVPAVGGQMVSIQGLRARFDDLFLPLHGAHQAQNAAVALASVEALLGESPLDEELVRAAFAAFTSPGRLEVVRRSPTVLLDAAHNPHGARATAAALEDSFAFEPLIGVIGVMNDKDYEGVVAAFEPHLEHLIVTQNSTPRSMSAESLGEIARGVFGEDRVTVVPDLADAIDRAATLAEAGQAFGGGLGAGAVLVTGSVVTVGEARAMLRRRDRTAGGSDD